A stretch of the Thermoanaerobaculia bacterium genome encodes the following:
- a CDS encoding LysM peptidoglycan-binding domain-containing protein encodes MKIKIHCVIAGLLIMAGLVFAYPSNPPQPLHKVGDHWTPYDPPTEFPEGVDVYIIQPGETLWGLAEQKLGDPFLWPQIWEGNTYITDSHWIYPGDPLVLTPVSVEEVPQESYEEQAPVEEAPPEPAESREAGPDTTPIPLGFVSDMECFFKVTPTDVTYPITILGTDDGSMKYTMTEGQIVYISAGSEDGIQAGDIYSIAQDRGVIKDDSGTELGHAWLLHGKITVLCTQEKTSTARITMACDSILRGFHILPYELIPIPTNIPQPFQPACMTPTGKVQGKILMAADDSFSFAQGSNVLISLGIADGIEAGQYIRVYRDLSEEGHNYVVQGRLGVLETFDHTSNCKILESVRELHPGDLVELEQ; translated from the coding sequence ATGAAAATTAAAATCCATTGCGTGATCGCAGGGCTTTTGATTATGGCGGGCCTTGTGTTTGCCTACCCGTCCAATCCCCCCCAGCCACTCCACAAAGTCGGCGATCACTGGACTCCCTACGATCCTCCGACAGAATTCCCCGAAGGCGTTGACGTTTACATCATCCAACCCGGGGAAACGCTGTGGGGACTCGCTGAGCAAAAGCTGGGCGACCCCTTCCTCTGGCCTCAGATCTGGGAGGGAAACACCTACATCACGGACTCCCACTGGATTTATCCCGGCGATCCGCTGGTTCTCACACCCGTTTCCGTGGAAGAGGTGCCCCAGGAAAGTTATGAGGAACAGGCTCCCGTCGAGGAAGCTCCTCCGGAGCCGGCAGAGTCTCGGGAGGCCGGACCCGATACAACCCCCATACCCCTTGGATTTGTATCGGATATGGAGTGCTTTTTTAAAGTGACACCGACGGACGTTACCTACCCTATTACCATTCTGGGCACGGACGACGGTTCGATGAAGTACACCATGACGGAAGGACAGATCGTTTATATCAGCGCCGGTTCCGAAGATGGAATTCAGGCGGGAGATATCTATTCGATCGCCCAGGATCGCGGGGTCATTAAAGACGACTCCGGAACAGAACTGGGACACGCCTGGCTTCTCCATGGGAAGATCACGGTTCTCTGCACGCAGGAAAAGACTTCGACAGCCCGTATCACAATGGCCTGTGACTCCATTCTGCGGGGATTCCACATCCTTCCCTATGAACTGATCCCGATTCCCACCAACATTCCTCAACCCTTTCAGCCGGCCTGCATGACGCCAACCGGAAAGGTACAGGGGAAAATTCTTATGGCGGCCGACGACTCCTTCAGTTTCGCTCAGGGATCCAATGTCCTCATTTCCCTCGGCATAGCAGACGGGATCGAGGCCGGCCAGTATATCCGCGTATACAGAGACCTTTCAGAAGAAGGTCATAACTATGTTGTTCAGGGACGGCTGGGTGTTCTCGAAACCTTTGATCACACTTCCAACTGCAAGATCCTTGAGAGTGTACGAGAGCTGCATCCGGGAGACCTGGTCGAACTGGAACAATAA
- a CDS encoding transcription antitermination factor NusB: MNVSPAVREALILLRRVENGAHIAPLIDSRSGRFPPGEMGRLTDLLYGVQRWRGFCDFVVERFSSRSLSRIDAEVLDILRLAIYQLTFSLRPPYAIVDEAVETARWRAPSSGAFINALLRKSAASCPLLELLPGTGEPAKLLSLRYSHPRWMVDRWIRTYGRFITEQILTADQTIPVLTLSVNVRQTTVNACREKLETCNVVTELHPIVPGCLTVTHGNPFHSWDKLKGLFYVQDPASLALGQLAASLGGDHVLDACGAPGGKSLALARLKHPRLHILNDVHLQRLIRARQNAAAAHESGIRFLLSRMQTPAFRRDAFDVVLLDVPCSATGTLGKNPEIKWRLSESDIKASGLLQRSLLEGAIELVRPGGWLVYSTCSLEPEENDDVVFTFLNGRNDCKLRTSLMDVPDYIIPTVDRKGVFRFFPDRTSGGFTAFIISRS, translated from the coding sequence GTGAACGTTTCACCTGCCGTCCGTGAAGCTCTGATACTCCTGCGACGTGTGGAAAACGGGGCGCATATTGCACCTCTCATTGACAGTCGGTCGGGCAGATTTCCTCCCGGTGAGATGGGGAGACTTACGGATCTCCTGTATGGTGTCCAGCGGTGGCGAGGATTCTGTGACTTTGTTGTCGAACGGTTTTCCTCCCGCTCTCTTTCAAGGATTGACGCGGAAGTTCTGGATATACTGCGTCTGGCCATCTATCAGCTGACCTTTTCATTACGTCCTCCTTACGCGATCGTGGATGAAGCCGTGGAAACGGCCAGGTGGCGGGCTCCATCATCGGGTGCGTTCATCAACGCGCTCCTCAGAAAAAGTGCAGCTTCCTGTCCCCTTCTGGAGCTCCTACCCGGGACGGGAGAGCCTGCAAAGCTTCTCTCTCTGCGTTACTCTCATCCGAGATGGATGGTAGATCGCTGGATTCGCACTTATGGAAGATTTATCACTGAGCAGATCCTTACAGCGGATCAGACCATCCCCGTCCTGACATTATCCGTCAATGTCCGTCAAACCACGGTGAATGCCTGCAGAGAAAAACTGGAAACATGTAATGTGGTAACGGAGCTTCATCCTATTGTTCCAGGATGCTTGACCGTAACCCATGGGAATCCCTTTCATTCATGGGATAAACTTAAGGGACTCTTCTATGTCCAGGATCCTGCTTCCCTGGCTCTGGGCCAGCTTGCGGCCTCTCTCGGAGGGGATCACGTTTTGGACGCATGTGGAGCACCAGGAGGGAAGAGCCTGGCTCTGGCACGGCTGAAACATCCCCGGCTGCATATTCTTAACGATGTGCATCTACAGCGGTTAATCCGGGCACGACAAAATGCAGCTGCTGCGCATGAATCCGGGATCCGCTTCCTTCTTTCTCGAATGCAGACCCCCGCATTTCGCAGGGATGCATTTGATGTCGTTCTGCTGGACGTACCCTGTTCCGCTACGGGAACACTCGGAAAAAATCCTGAAATAAAATGGCGTCTTTCCGAAAGCGATATCAAAGCGTCGGGCTTGCTTCAACGATCCCTTCTTGAGGGTGCGATTGAGCTTGTCCGGCCCGGCGGATGGCTGGTTTATTCAACATGCAGTCTCGAGCCGGAAGAAAACGACGATGTTGTGTTTACATTTCTAAACGGTAGAAATGACTGTAAATTAAGGACATCTTTGATGGATGTCCCTGATTATATCATTCCGACTGTTGACAGGAAGGGGGTTTTTCGCTTTTTTCCTGATAGAACGTCCGGGGGATTCACTGCTTTCATTATTTCCCGTTCCTGA
- a CDS encoding HU family DNA-binding protein gives MAGKLEFVELVADKVKLTKKEAAAAIDAFLEGVRASLAKGDRVSLPKVGTFHVVSRASRMGRNPATGAKIKIPASKTVRFKVSQTLKSDVNKKKGKK, from the coding sequence ATGGCTGGCAAACTCGAATTTGTTGAACTGGTAGCTGACAAGGTCAAGCTCACCAAAAAAGAAGCCGCAGCGGCTATCGATGCCTTCCTTGAGGGCGTGAGAGCCTCTCTCGCAAAGGGTGACAGGGTTTCCCTGCCCAAGGTCGGGACCTTCCACGTTGTGTCTCGTGCCTCCCGCATGGGCCGTAACCCGGCCACCGGCGCCAAGATCAAGATTCCGGCGTCGAAAACCGTGCGCTTCAAAGTAAGCCAGACTCTGAAGTCTGACGTGAACAAGAAAAAGGGCAAAAAGTAA
- the fmt gene encoding methionyl-tRNA formyltransferase produces MRLTFMGTPAFALPSLKALIASNHTLDAIYCQPDKPAGRHLPVLAPPIACEAKESGIPLFQPKTLRKPEVQDELRAIGSEVIVVVAYGKILPEEVLGIPPQGCVNLHPSLLPKYRGASPIQSALAAGETITGITTMFMDKGMDTGPLLLQRKWAITEEDTSETLHTKLSEAGADLLVETLNELESGSLVPIPQNESEASICYPLSREDGLIQWELPAMTIYNRFRAFIPWPGSYTFFRGKNFKVHWLVPLPDSSDAPPGTILSSGREGIRVAAGRGCVVITHVQLEGKRRVSARDFSLGIHIESGERFTCRP; encoded by the coding sequence ATGCGTCTTACCTTCATGGGGACCCCGGCGTTTGCTCTTCCGAGCCTCAAGGCACTGATTGCGTCTAACCATACCCTTGATGCGATCTATTGCCAACCGGATAAACCTGCCGGCCGTCACCTTCCCGTCCTGGCGCCTCCGATCGCATGCGAGGCGAAGGAATCGGGAATTCCTCTCTTTCAACCGAAGACGCTGCGAAAGCCTGAAGTCCAGGATGAATTGCGTGCCATCGGGTCTGAAGTCATCGTCGTTGTAGCATACGGAAAGATTCTTCCAGAAGAGGTTCTGGGGATTCCCCCTCAGGGTTGTGTCAACCTTCATCCCTCACTTCTTCCAAAGTATCGAGGTGCAAGCCCCATTCAATCGGCATTGGCCGCAGGTGAAACGATTACCGGGATTACGACGATGTTTATGGATAAAGGAATGGATACCGGTCCCTTACTTCTCCAGAGGAAGTGGGCGATCACCGAGGAAGATACTTCGGAGACTCTCCATACAAAGCTGTCTGAAGCTGGTGCGGATCTTCTCGTGGAGACTCTGAATGAACTGGAATCGGGAAGTCTGGTTCCGATTCCTCAGAATGAATCGGAAGCGAGCATCTGTTATCCTCTTTCCAGAGAGGACGGATTAATCCAGTGGGAACTTCCGGCCATGACCATCTATAATCGATTCCGTGCGTTTATTCCCTGGCCTGGATCCTATACCTTCTTCCGGGGAAAGAATTTTAAAGTCCATTGGCTTGTTCCTCTGCCCGATTCCTCGGATGCCCCTCCGGGCACGATTCTCTCCTCCGGACGCGAAGGCATTCGCGTCGCCGCCGGACGGGGATGTGTCGTGATTACCCACGTGCAGCTTGAAGGAAAACGCAGAGTTTCAGCGCGAGATTTTTCTTTAGGTATCCATATTGAATCCGGTGAACGTTTCACCTGCCGTCCGTGA
- a CDS encoding helix-turn-helix domain-containing protein has protein sequence MQLDGKLRTLIRQLVHDGIPLKQACQEFEIKYIQEALKLNDGNLSRAAKALGVHRNTLYNRLKGTDQPNQ, from the coding sequence ATGCAGCTCGATGGGAAATTACGAACACTGATCCGGCAACTGGTTCACGATGGCATTCCGCTCAAGCAGGCATGTCAGGAGTTCGAGATCAAGTACATCCAGGAAGCTCTCAAACTGAATGATGGAAATCTCTCCCGGGCAGCCAAAGCTCTGGGTGTCCACAGAAATACCCTGTATAACCGCCTGAAGGGAACCGACCAGCCGAATCAATAA
- a CDS encoding sulfatase-like hydrolase/transferase has protein sequence MDSGNASRLRKIVLLFTACWIVACSASEHSQPNVLLLTMDTTRYDVITPSITPHIQSIREESLWFDACTSPSPITLPAHSSILTGTYPNRHGVRDNTIFRLSEDAVTLPEIFQGRGYHTAAFVSSFILDHRFGLNQGFLRYSDRFLQPRNSTSRLPVERRAEETINMTLSHLRQNLQEPFFLWVHLYDPHADYSPPPPFDSLAPSEPYIGEVAYMDHQIGRLVDFMRETRLWYRTVTVVAADHGESLGSHQEPTHGFLLHEATLHVPLMVHLPHQTKGSVVHRPVSLVDIFPTILQLTGLPPSSCDGADLMKVSDRLIYSETYIPQAFFWSPLFRVRKDNSVYVATPHDAAYDLSNDPGENCPLREIPSELKRAAERYRSRNPERETRVPLDQETIDRLRSLGYFLAGGATTGETVSGPDPWTRMGVFRRYMETMNYIEEGRWKEAESGARAILHEEGDNPRFLLLAADIASRCGKPREALEFARRAVRSVPSDPRNHFMEGVYLEQVGDRERAEDAYRVALSLRPDHSLARYNLSRLYILDGNLEEAELILRSLLRDVPTLAAGWNNLAYLIMEKTGNCEEALPAVRKALSLNPHSVMYEMSYASTLCACGERDRGISMLTALLSQKNTPELKDQLRGEMDRCKN, from the coding sequence ATGGATTCGGGTAACGCCTCTCGATTACGGAAGATTGTTCTGCTCTTCACGGCTTGCTGGATCGTGGCCTGCAGTGCCTCCGAACACTCCCAGCCTAACGTTCTTCTTCTGACGATGGATACAACACGATATGATGTCATCACCCCTTCGATAACCCCCCACATTCAGTCCATCCGGGAAGAGAGCCTGTGGTTCGATGCCTGTACCTCACCATCCCCGATCACACTTCCTGCCCACTCCTCCATCCTGACGGGCACCTACCCGAACCGCCATGGTGTCCGGGACAATACGATCTTTCGTCTTTCCGAAGATGCCGTGACTCTACCGGAAATATTTCAAGGCCGTGGCTACCATACTGCCGCCTTTGTTTCCAGCTTTATCCTGGATCATCGCTTCGGACTGAATCAGGGATTTCTTCGATACAGCGATCGATTCCTCCAACCCAGAAATTCAACTTCCCGGCTCCCCGTGGAACGAAGAGCGGAAGAAACCATCAATATGACGCTTTCTCATCTGCGCCAGAATCTTCAGGAACCCTTCTTTCTCTGGGTTCACCTGTACGATCCCCACGCAGACTACTCGCCACCTCCTCCATTCGACAGCCTTGCACCCAGCGAACCTTACATAGGAGAAGTAGCCTATATGGATCATCAGATCGGAAGGCTGGTCGATTTCATGAGGGAAACCCGGCTCTGGTACCGCACCGTGACCGTAGTGGCCGCCGATCATGGAGAATCCCTTGGTTCTCACCAGGAACCCACCCACGGATTTCTTCTTCACGAAGCAACCCTCCATGTTCCTCTTATGGTCCACCTGCCTCATCAGACGAAGGGGTCAGTGGTTCACCGTCCCGTTTCCCTGGTGGATATCTTCCCGACCATTCTTCAACTCACCGGTCTGCCGCCTTCCTCCTGTGACGGGGCTGATCTCATGAAGGTGTCAGACCGGTTGATCTATTCAGAAACTTATATTCCACAAGCATTTTTCTGGTCGCCTCTCTTTCGTGTTCGAAAAGATAATTCCGTTTATGTGGCCACACCCCATGATGCGGCCTATGACCTGAGCAATGATCCCGGCGAAAACTGTCCTCTCAGGGAAATTCCCTCCGAATTAAAACGGGCCGCGGAGCGGTATCGATCCAGAAATCCGGAGAGAGAGACACGGGTTCCCCTGGATCAGGAAACCATTGACCGGCTTCGATCCCTCGGGTATTTTCTCGCCGGAGGAGCAACAACCGGGGAGACGGTTTCCGGCCCGGACCCATGGACCCGGATGGGGGTGTTCCGCCGGTATATGGAAACGATGAATTACATTGAAGAGGGCCGGTGGAAGGAGGCTGAATCCGGAGCACGTGCCATCCTTCACGAAGAAGGAGATAACCCCCGATTTCTTCTTCTTGCTGCGGATATTGCATCCAGATGTGGAAAACCCCGGGAGGCGCTTGAATTTGCCAGAAGAGCCGTCCGGTCGGTTCCATCGGATCCCAGGAACCATTTCATGGAAGGTGTCTATCTGGAGCAGGTCGGGGATCGGGAGAGGGCCGAAGATGCCTATCGAGTTGCGCTTTCCCTGCGTCCCGACCATTCCCTGGCACGCTATAATCTATCGCGGCTCTATATTCTCGATGGAAATCTTGAAGAAGCCGAGTTGATTCTTCGTTCCTTACTCCGCGATGTTCCGACCCTTGCAGCGGGCTGGAACAACTTGGCCTACCTCATCATGGAAAAAACCGGGAATTGTGAGGAGGCTCTTCCTGCGGTTCGGAAAGCCCTGTCTCTGAACCCCCATTCCGTGATGTATGAAATGTCCTACGCATCCACACTCTGCGCGTGTGGAGAGCGGGATCGGGGAATTTCAATGCTTACCGCACTTCTCTCACAAAAAAATACCCCGGAACTGAAAGATCAGCTCCGGGGCGAAATGGACAGATGTAAAAATTGA